The genomic stretch atttggattttgatTTATCATTTTGTATAATAAAACTAAGCATCATGCAAAAATTTTAGCAAAAAAATGACTATTCTTCATTTTAACTTTTAGCCTTAGGATGCCAAAAAACCCAAAAAACCACTAAgagggcaataaattctgcattttagaTGGAACTAAATATAACCTTAAAAATTTTGACATTTTGTTCATCATTCTAGAATAGTTGGCATCTTGCATTTTatgggaaactaaacacccACTAAAAGAAACAAGCTCATTTGCTAGCAGAATCTTAAGAGATGAATACGTAGTTTACAGCATTCCtgaacaaaggccttgtttagattcagaatttttttgaattttaacactatagcactttcatttttatttaacaaaaaaTATCCAATCAtaaggtaactagacttaaaagattcatctcacgatttacagataaactgtgtaattagtttttatttttatctatatttaatactcaatgcatgtgtcgcaaaattcaatgtgacggagaatcttaaaaagtttttggtttttggggtgaactaaacaagacctaaccagggGTAGCATCTAGCCCTAAAGTACTGTTGactaatttgttgtgagagaaaaacactgtggcTGACaaatttggctgataagctcaagcgaacaaggcGATTGACTGATTGTCATCACCGATCAAAAGATAAATGGAGTAGCATCTAGCCCTAACTCCTAAACAGAACAGTAGCATCTAGCTGCCATAACATAACAGAGTTACAGAAGTTTGCATACATCCAACATCAGGCTTGTAGCATCATTGAACATGAAAAGCGAGCACCAAAGAAATGTTCAAGAGAACATTTTGATATCTGACGACGACCCGCTGTGGGTTAATAGTCCATGTTGCGGTATCCTTCCTTCAGTTCTTTAGGAGTCAGCAACATCGTTAGATCATGCTCATGCCGCCACATCCAGGGGACTATGGGAGCCAGTACATGTGTCTATGAAGTCCAAATGGAGGTTCTGGTTCAAAGTGTTAAGATGCTACTCTTTTCGTTTAGCCACAAAGAGTTTGCTCATGTCTTCAGTAACAACATTGCTCCTGTGAAGCAGTACCAAAAGATAGACATTACTCAGGGATACAAAATACATAATGTGAACAATTGGCAAATACATACTGGGACTGAGCCCACAAACCTCATTCGATTGGTTAGCTGAGGGGGTGAGAGAATACAAATAATGAGATGGTCCCATATGACACCGAAAGGGACATGAAAAGAATTAAAAACTAACCTTCCACGAAGCTGTGGTGGAATTAGAGCGTTCCCTGCTGCACTTCTTATGCCTCCGTGTTGTGATTGCATCCTTGGAATTTTACTGCGTGCGTCATGAAGAGCAGACCCGTTTGATTCTCTCTTCCTTGATGCATTGTCTGCAGGGGGAGCAAAGAGATCTGCAACATCTGGTAGGTCCAATGATGGTGTGGCCACAGAGACATTACTCGAATTAATCGGTGCTACACTCCTGGACCAAAACAACAAAACCAATAAGTTAAGAACTAAACAATACCATATGAAACCTATAAAGTAATGGTGGGGGTACTGGTAATAATGTGCTGTGCATTTAGGAAACTGACAAGTAGTCAAGTATACATCCAGAATAACACTTCAGCATGCAGCTAGAACTGAAAATAAAAAATCAGAAGAAACAAAAACAATACCAGTAACCAAAATAAAGAGGGAGCAATGAATTACATTCGTACCCAATACAATAAGGAGATTAAATACAGAAGGGAAGTATCTGCTTTAAATAACCAATATCAATTGCAACATTTTTGCCCAATAAACCAAAGCATCACAGGGCATTCAATAATCTAACTTATCCTATTAGAAAAACAATTTATTTCCTTTCCCAAAAGAAAGGAAGAATATCAGGGACAAGGCAAATATGCTCTTTCTTACTTGTTCGAGTTTAGAGAAACTACCAGGCCCATGCAAAGGGAACAGAACAGTCTTAGTGCCTCGTTCTGACAACAAGCGGCCTGTATAAACCATGATAAGAGTAATCTAGCACCACACGAAAACCACCACCAAATCGATTGGGTCTTATATAAGTATAAAATTTCCAGACTGATTTATACTGGCATGCTAAAGTAGAACAACATTATCACCATCTAATTGTGGTACATGGTGAGCATTAAGAGGAAGGACCATGAAGAACCCAATGCAGCAGCAGTAGTGAACAAATGCATTGTCATTCCAGAATTTATATGTGACTGACTTGTTCACATATAGTTAATTTGGCCATAAACAAAATGCACTCTACATGAAGTCGGTTGCATTCATAAGCCATCATTAAGCATTCCAAACATTGCAAAATAGAGAATACCATTGTGGTCAATGAGATGTCCCGGGACCAACCTTATCATTTTAGATACAGTGTTTAGTTGGATTAAATTGGGTTCCCTTGAGTGCTGCTAAGCTTGTGAAGTGAATGTATTGATGTGTTTATACAGGGAGAAAAAGTTCCGTGGTTTATAAAGAGAATGGATGAAGCTGTGCTATTATAAAGGGAAGGGCAAGCACATCCTGATGAACAGATATGTATAGAAGTGTAGAAGTAAATCGCATCCCTAAAGGAGCACATTGCAAAACGCATGCATGCCAATATTCATTCCGAATTAAACCTTCGTCACCAGAGATGTCGTGCTACTGTGAGCTAAGTACATGGGAAAGCGAAACAATCGTATTGATGCAGGGTTTGCTAGTACAGCGACTCGATAGCCGGTAGCTTCAGTTTCCAGTACAGCACACTCAATCAGGCAGCCCCGTCAGCTGGTCACCTACCAAGCAACACCCATCTCTACATGCGAAACCCTAGAGAGAGAAGACAGCAAGGAGAGAAGCTTACTGGCTGGctgccggcggcggcagcgtaGGCCGAGGAGCTGCACCCACTGATGTAGAAGGAGACGGAGGCCTTGGCTCCGGACCGATGGGGGCAGGCTGTGGCGCCGGGGCGACGGGAGGCTCGCCGGCGTCTTCCTCGTCGGAGGAGGCGTCGTAGGCGACCAGCGACATCGGGCCCGGGTCGGCTGCGCCGGATGCTTCCTCTGGGTTGGGTTCCTTTCGGCTCCATTTAGACGTGGGCTGTTGGGGCAAGAAAAGCGAGCCCAATTGGAGTCTAGTCTTTAGCTAGTTTAGCCAAGCTGCGGGCTTTTTGGTCCTCCATAGgttttcgaaaaaaaaaatatgtgcATCTTTCTCAAAGGAAAAGGTCTACTCTTCCTCCCCCAGAATTCACCCAAGTCCCTTTTAATTCCTCCGATTTTTAAAATCGGGCAAACTATCTCTTTTAATTTTTTAAATCGTGCATTTTATCTTTCTAGAGCAGTTTCGAAGAAGGTCTTACAAACGATGGTTTTGCTACACTCACAGTGattttattttttcctttttagtTATTTCGACataatatttgaaaaatcatagtaaatcacaaaaaaattataaaaataaaaaatcaattttgttggacttcataTAATATAGtttgctttagtacaaagttttcgctatgaaggttttgtccttttctttttcatttatttggttgattatttaaaaatcataaaaaatcataaaatagaaaaactaACTTTGTTGGATTCCATATGAGTAAATATacacagtgaacatataatatgatatgatttagtctaacaaaataattatagaagttgcaactatgaattatttcaaacAATTATAGAAAAGCATAATTTTAAAGCTATAGTAAAAAAGTTGTACaaaagtatatcatattatatgttcactatgtagatatgctcatgtggagtctaacagaattagattttatattttatattttttctataatttactatgattttccaaagatttagccaaaataaacaaaaaatatatataacatatgtgtagatctactcatgtggagtccagcAAAATTAGAATTTCTATTTTACGTTTTTTCTGTGacttattatgattttttttaaagatttagcctaaacaaataaaaaagaaaaaagacataGCAGAGTCACCATTCACTATAGTAAAACCACCTTTAAAACCACTCCAGGAAGATAAAATGCACGGTTTGAAAAGTTAATGGAGGTGGTTTTCTAATTTCTTGAGTTGAGAGAGAAAGCGGACTTTCGTGAAAGTTGGGAGAGAAAAGGTAgactttttccaaaagaaaatatgcatgGCTAGGTACGTCCAAGCCCAGTTTACTTCAACAAGCACGGTAGCCCAAGTATGGGCCTAGCTTTCctccatttttttaaaaaagtaaaCCAATAATTATTGATATGTTTAGTTTTGGACCTTGATGGGCCTAGATGACAACATGGTATAAGTTCAATTTTactctttttttatataaaacatTTACATATACAAGATTAGGGGGGCTGGTTTAGCTTCTAGAAAATGCTTATGCAACTAAAATGTAGGGCACCGATCAATGtgaagctaaggccttgtttagttcaccccaaaagatttcccgtcacatcgaatcttgcggcacatgcataaagcattatatataaatataaacaaaaactaattacacagtttacctgtaaatcacgagacgaatcttttgatcctagttagttcataattgaacaatatttgccacaaacaaacaaatgtgctacaatagcgaaatccaaaaacttttcgcatctaaacaaggcctaagttcgtgtagtacaatttttttagaactttTGACCCTACTTTCAAGTGTGTGTTTTCCTAAATGGATGAAAGTAGAGAGACTTTTCGCAACGGTTTCAATAGAGACAAAGAGCGGGAATAGGTTTCATAGTTGTTTTAACCAAACAACTTACTGTTTTTCCACAACGTATTGTTCAAAGTTGCTTTTCCACAGCTCATAACTGAACAAAGAGACGCTAGAGTACCTAAAGTGGCTCATGTGTCCATCGCTCTCCAACCAGCGCTCCTACAATGCGATCTGACTGCTAACATGCAGATTGACAAAGAGAAGAAGAGTGCAAGCAATTGTTCAAGGTCCCAAAACTTAAGGGCCTTTACACTAAGTCATAATTAATACAGTAATAGCTAATCCtttaaataagaaaaaaatgTGGAATATTCAAACAAACCTGTAATTGATTGTTTGTTATTAATTGGACCAATTCACCAATGTAAGGTCCAGTGGCATGTCCACCGGACTGCTTGGCTTCCTAGCTTCCAActtgaagtgaaaaaaaaaatgatttgGCTATGCCTCCTTTACTTTTActttagactatctccaacaatcgtcacctaaaatacaagactcatttGTCCTTTAGGTAGCGCTACAGATAAAAGGtttcatacctatttttagtcttctccaatcacaagacctaaaagacaatacTCTCTGCATAGGTCTCgaagagagaggatacccaaatttgagtTATGCCTCTCGTGATACCCAAAgtgggtcttctgtatgggtactctgttggaggctataggtactgtattggagacccattttgggtttgggttcccaaatggaTTTGGTGTTGGAGACAGCCTTAAGTGAAAGAATGCCCTGGttatgatgttt from Sorghum bicolor cultivar BTx623 chromosome 3, Sorghum_bicolor_NCBIv3, whole genome shotgun sequence encodes the following:
- the LOC110433386 gene encoding homeobox protein Hox-A3, translating into MSLVAYDASSDEEDAGEPPVAPAPQPAPIGPEPRPPSPSTSVGAAPRPTLPPPAASQSVAPINSSNVSVATPSLDLPDVADLFAPPADNASRKRESNGSALHDARSKIPRMQSQHGGIRSAAGNALIPPQLRGRSNVVTEDMSKLFVAKRKE